In Prochlorococcus marinus CUG1415, the sequence AATTATTATTACTACATACACTCATATGGATTAAGAGTTGATGACGTAGAAAATAAAGAAAATATTGATCAAACATCTACTTTCAATAATATTAAATTTGTAGCCTCTTATCAAACCAGAAATATAAGTGCATTTCAATACCATCCTGAGGTTTCAGGACCTAAAGGTATACTAAAATTACAAAAAACTCTAGAAAAACTAAAGAATATAATTTAATTATTTATTTTAAAAAGATTTTATTAATTATGAGCATAAATTCATCAAAATTTAACCCAAATTGCATTAATCTCTGCAATAAAAAAATAGGCACTAGTTATCCATGTTTTATAATTGCTGAAGTTGCACAAGCGCATGAAGGTTCTTTAGGATTAGCTCATTCTTTTATTGATGCCGCAGCTGATTCTGGTGCAGATGCAATAAAATTTCAAACACACTTATCTAAATATGAATCAACTTTAGATGAAAAATTTAGATACCAGTTTTCTAATCAAGATAAAACAAGGTATGAATATTGGCAGAGGATGGAATTTAATGAAGATCAATGGAAAGAACTTTTTAATCACGCCAATTCAAGAAACATAGCTTTTTTAAGCTCCCCCTTCTCTGAAGAGGCAGTAGATCTTTTATACAAAATAGGAGTAAGAGACTGGAAAATTGGATCTGGTGAGTTTCTAAGTAATTCAATAATAAATTTCATTGCGAAAAAAAAAGGCACTATTCTATTGAGTACTGGAATGAGTTCTTGGGATGAGATAGATAAAATAACCACCAAAGTTAATGATCTTTCACTTTCAGCTGTTCTAATGCAATGTAATTCCAAATACCCTACACCACTTGAAAAAGTAGGATTAAACATAATTGATGAAATGAAAAATAAATTTAATTTAAATATTGGGTTTTCAGATCATAGTGGTAAGATTTCTTCTTCGATAGCAGCTATTACTAAAGGTATAAGTGTTTTAGAGGTTCATGTTACTTTTGATAAGAAGATGTTTGGTCCTGATGCATCTTCTTCTATAACTTTTGAGCAATTAAAAAAACTTGTACAATTCAGGAATGAGTTTGAGATAATGATAAGAAATCCAGTTGATAAAGATAAAGAATCCAAATCTCTAAAAGATATGAGAATTATGTTTAATAAAAGTATTGCATTAAAATATCCTCTAAAAAAAGATGTAATATTGAAAAGAGAAGATTTAACCTTCAAGAAGCCTGGTGGAGGAATATCACCAGATAAAATTAATGAAGTCTTAGGAATGAAATTAAAAAATGATATGCCTGAAACGAGACTTCTCCAATGGACTCACCTAAAAGAATCTTGACCAAAAAAAAAATTTGCGTAGTTGTATTCAGTAGAGCAAATTATGCAAGAATAAAGTCTCTACTTAAATCTATTAATAATAATGAGGGCCTAGAACTACAACTAGTGGTAGGAGCATCTGCTCTTTTATATAGATTTGGGAACCCTATTGATTTGATAAGAAGTGATGGATTTGAACCTGCAGAAGTTCTTTACAACATCATCGAGGGAGATAAGCCTATTACGATGGCCAAGTCAGCAGGATTAGGAATAATTGAACTTGCTACCATATTTGAGAAATTAAATCCTGATATAGTTTTAACGGTTGCTGATAGATTTGAAACGCTATCTACTGCAGTAGCAGCTAGTTATATGAATATACCTTTAGCACATACTCAAGGAGGGGAAGTGACTGGTTCTATAGATGAATCAGTTAGACATGCAATAACAAAATTATCTCATTTACATTTTCCTGCAACAAAACGTAGTAGAGAATATATCTTGAGAATGGGGGAGGATCCAAATTTTGTTCATCAAGTAGGATGCCCTTCGATTGATTTATTAGTTGAGAATGACTTGAGACTTGAATCTGATACGCTTTCAAAATATTCAGGAGTTGGAAGCGAGATTGATCTCTCAAAGAATTATCTCGTAGTTCTTCAACATCCTGTAACTACAGAATATGGATTAGGCAGTGGACAAATTGAAGAAACATTGAAGGCAGTTAAAAAACTTGGAGAAGAAGGATTACAAATTATATGGTTATGGCCAAATATCGATGCAGGAGCAGATGATATATCAAAAGGGATTAGATCTTTTAGAGAAACTGAGAACCCAAAATATATAAAATTTTATAAAAATTTTTCTCCAATTGATTACGCTAAGTTAATTAATAACAGCAAATGTCTCATCGGGAATTCCTCATCTGGGATAAGGGAAGCTGCTTATTTAGGTTTAGGATCAGTAAATATAGGCAACCGCCAACAAGATAGAGAACGTGGAGATAATGTTATAGATTGTAATCATATTGCAAATGATATTTATAAAGCGGCAAAGTACCAAATTAATAAAGGTAGATATAATTCTTCTGATATTTTTGGTATTGGAAATTCTGGTAAAAAGATTGCAGAAATATTACTAAAAACTGAAATAAATATCAAAAAAAGGTTAAATTATCTTGATGAATAAAATTTTAAATTTTTATACCTAGATTATTTATTTTTTCTTCTTTAAGGCAATTACAAAATGGCATTTCAAAAACTAAATTCAATAAATGAATATTTTAATATTTTAGGTTGCAAAAGAAATTATTCTAGACAATTAATTAAATGTGAAATTTGCAATTCGAATGAATTTGAAGTTATTTGCTCACATACTGATACTGGTAATAATATTCTGGCTCCAGTAGAAGTTCAAGCATGCAAAAAATGTGGATTCCTTATGCAAAACCCTCGTTTCGAGAAGGAATTCTATGAAAAATACTATGAAGAATTTTATCCATTTATGCGTGCAAGAAGTCAATCTAATAAACCTGGTGATCCTACAAACGTAGGTAAAAAGACACAAATGGATAATGAAGGAAATCCAAATGAATTTGGATATGAAATAGCGATAGAAAGAGCAAATAATTTTTATAATTATTTGAATAAAATTAAACTAAAAATTACCAATAAAAAGTTACTAGATGTTGGCTGTGGTTGCGGAGGGTTCTTAGAATTATTTAAAAGAAAAGGATATGTTGTAAAGGGTAATGATCCAGATATTAAATCAGCTAATTTTGCAATAAAAAAAGGATTAAAAGTTGATGTAATACAAGGAGAAAAAATGGAATATAAAGAAAAGTTTGGTCTAATTATAATTATTGGTTCTTTGGAGCATTGCCATAATCCAAATACTATTTTAAAAAAATGTTGGGAATATTTAGATGAAGACGGCATAATAGTTCTAGAAGGAAGATATTATCCTATCTCCGAGAGTTTTAGATGGCTTAATTCAAATCATCATAGATTTCTAACTGATAAAAGTGCTCAAGCAATACTAGTAAAGCATGGTTTTGAAATTATACTAAGTACAACTGATCCAGTATCAGGAGAGAATACTGGCAGAAATGGTGGGGGATTTGCTTTTGCAAAGAAAAATTCAAATGCCAAAAGATATCTTGATATAGATGATCAAAAAAAATTAATTGCTAAATTAAAAGAGTTAGAATTAATACAAAATATTCCATCATTAAGAGAAATGCTCAAAAAACATGATGAAAAATTCGATATTAATTTTTCATAGTTTTAATAATTCATTACTTTAAAATTAATTTTTCTAAAAAATATTAATGAAATAATTGTTTTTAAAACTTTTTTTTAAGTAAAACAATAATGTGATTACCATTCCATGATGTGGAACTAGTCGATTTTCTGATTTTATAAATTATTTCTATATTCTCCATATTTCTAATTATTTCTTCTAAGTTATTTCTTCGTGAAATATAAATAGCCGAATTTCTTAATTTGATTATTTGAAAAAATTTTTCTAAAAGCCTTATGATTAATTTAGAAATACCTTTTCTCCTTAAACCATTATCATACATTGTAAAAAACAAGTAACCTCCGGCTTTAAGATTTAAAAAAATAATATTCAGAGTTTTCTTATCAATCAAAGCATGCTCACCAAAGACTCCAATAGAATAAATAAAGTCAAAATTTTGTGTTTTATAAAAACGATTAAAATTGATGATATCTGTCTTAAATAAAATCAAAGATTTATTATCTTTTTTTAAAAGCTCTGCCTTATTCAGCATATTTTGATTTATATCAATCCCAAAAATTTTTTCATCTTTAAAAAGACTAAGAAATCTTCCTGTACCGCATCCAATATCTAATATTTTGGACTCTTTACCACTTTTTTTTATTATATTTTTAACGAGTAAAAGTTTTTCTTTAAAATATTTAAAATTTGCATTAGTATCTTTTTGATTATCCTCTTTATAATATTTATCAGCAAATGTCTTATTGTATTTAATTCGATTGTCCAGCCTATTTAAAAAGGATGCAATCAAATTATCAAAAGTATCTAATTCTTTCATTGATTATTTAGGAAATTGTTTAATCAATTGATTCACTATATTTTCCTGTTTATATTTAATTGCTATTTTATATGATGATTTTGACATCTTAATATACCTCGATCTACTGATATTTAAAAACCTCTCGATAGCAAAATAAAAGTTTTTTATATTTGGCTTAACTACAAAACCATTTTCACCCTCTTTCACTAAATTAGATAAATTACTTAAATATGAAGAAAGTATTGGTTTAGAGCAAGCCATAGCTTCAACACAAGATCTACCAAATGTCTCTCCTTCATTAATTGAAGGTATTACAAAAATATCTGACTGAGATATATAACTAGGCAAATCAGAATTAGGCTTATAACCAAGTATTTTAACTTTTAATAATTTATGCTTTTTAATTAAGTCAGATAAAAATTTTTTTTCAGGGCCATCTCCAATAATAATATATTCACATTTTTCACATCCATATTTTTTTTTCATTAGAGCTAATGATTTAATTATCAAGTCAAACCCTTTATGTTTCCAAAGTCCCCCAACAGACATCAGAACAGGAATCTTCTCATTTGATTTCCAGTTCAAAAATTTTTCTTCCTTTAGATAAAAGTTATTACTAATAGGTCTACCTAAAACATTTATTTTAGATTCTAAATAACTATGATTTTTTAATAAATCATTTTTTGTAGATTCTGATAAAAACAACTTATCAATATATTCATAACCTCTTTTAATGAAAAAAGCATTCAATTTACCTTTAAAGTGTAAATTTCTTCTTGTCAACGTTGAACCACTATTAATACTAAAAATTTTACAATTAAAATTTAATTTTAATGGCGTCATTCCTAAAGATCTTGTGATTGATTCATCTAAAAACAATATCAAGTCTGGCTTAACTTTTTTAATAGAGGAAATAACAAGCAAGAGTGTTCTCAGATGACCAAAAAAACTTAAAGGAATAAATTTATGATTATTTATTGTTAAATTTTCATTAACAATTATTTTCCTAGAGTTTCCAAATAAATGCAATTCAATTTCTACTTTTTTCTTTTTTAAGCCTTCAACAATAAGGCTATTAGAAATTTGCATACCTCCAATATCAGGAATATAAAATTGCGTAAAACAAAGAATTTTCATATAGATATTAAAAGTTTATAAATTCGTTAAAGACTATTTATACATACCACTTTCAAAGCTCCACAATCATGAACTATTGAATCTTCAAAAATCCCTTGCAAAATTGGTGTAACAAAAGAATTGTCTTCAACAAAAATAACACTGTTTTTTTTCATAAAGGGTTTAATAGCCATAGCAGTATTTTTAATCGTTTCAATTTGATGAAGTCCATCGTCAATAACAATATCAAGTTTCTTATCTCCAAGAATTTTTGCAATAAATTGTTCATTAATTTTATATTGATCACATTCAAAAATCTTTGGAGAACTATATATGAAAGCTCCAAGATCAATAAGCTTATTTTTATTTTTTATAAAGTTACTTAAATCAATATCAAAACCATATAAATTAGATTTAGGGAAAAGATCTGATAGCAAAGCTAGACCGGTGCCTTTAAGAATTCCAAATTCAGCAATATTAAGTTCTGATGAATTTTTTTTAAGAAAGCTTTCTAAGAATTTTTCATAATATCTCGAATACCCCATGTGAAACATTTTGTCACCTCCAGTCATTTTCTGGAATTTAATCTCATCTTTTT encodes:
- a CDS encoding N-acetylneuraminate synthase family protein, with translation MSINSSKFNPNCINLCNKKIGTSYPCFIIAEVAQAHEGSLGLAHSFIDAAADSGADAIKFQTHLSKYESTLDEKFRYQFSNQDKTRYEYWQRMEFNEDQWKELFNHANSRNIAFLSSPFSEEAVDLLYKIGVRDWKIGSGEFLSNSIINFIAKKKGTILLSTGMSSWDEIDKITTKVNDLSLSAVLMQCNSKYPTPLEKVGLNIIDEMKNKFNLNIGFSDHSGKISSSIAAITKGISVLEVHVTFDKKMFGPDASSSITFEQLKKLVQFRNEFEIMIRNPVDKDKESKSLKDMRIMFNKSIALKYPLKKDVILKREDLTFKKPGGGISPDKINEVLGMKLKNDMPETRLLQWTHLKES
- the neuC gene encoding UDP-N-acetylglucosamine 2-epimerase yields the protein MTKKKICVVVFSRANYARIKSLLKSINNNEGLELQLVVGASALLYRFGNPIDLIRSDGFEPAEVLYNIIEGDKPITMAKSAGLGIIELATIFEKLNPDIVLTVADRFETLSTAVAASYMNIPLAHTQGGEVTGSIDESVRHAITKLSHLHFPATKRSREYILRMGEDPNFVHQVGCPSIDLLVENDLRLESDTLSKYSGVGSEIDLSKNYLVVLQHPVTTEYGLGSGQIEETLKAVKKLGEEGLQIIWLWPNIDAGADDISKGIRSFRETENPKYIKFYKNFSPIDYAKLINNSKCLIGNSSSGIREAAYLGLGSVNIGNRQQDRERGDNVIDCNHIANDIYKAAKYQINKGRYNSSDIFGIGNSGKKIAEILLKTEINIKKRLNYLDE
- a CDS encoding class I SAM-dependent methyltransferase — translated: MAFQKLNSINEYFNILGCKRNYSRQLIKCEICNSNEFEVICSHTDTGNNILAPVEVQACKKCGFLMQNPRFEKEFYEKYYEEFYPFMRARSQSNKPGDPTNVGKKTQMDNEGNPNEFGYEIAIERANNFYNYLNKIKLKITNKKLLDVGCGCGGFLELFKRKGYVVKGNDPDIKSANFAIKKGLKVDVIQGEKMEYKEKFGLIIIIGSLEHCHNPNTILKKCWEYLDEDGIIVLEGRYYPISESFRWLNSNHHRFLTDKSAQAILVKHGFEIILSTTDPVSGENTGRNGGGFAFAKKNSNAKRYLDIDDQKKLIAKLKELELIQNIPSLREMLKKHDEKFDINFS
- a CDS encoding class I SAM-dependent DNA methyltransferase translates to MKELDTFDNLIASFLNRLDNRIKYNKTFADKYYKEDNQKDTNANFKYFKEKLLLVKNIIKKSGKESKILDIGCGTGRFLSLFKDEKIFGIDINQNMLNKAELLKKDNKSLILFKTDIINFNRFYKTQNFDFIYSIGVFGEHALIDKKTLNIIFLNLKAGGYLFFTMYDNGLRRKGISKLIIRLLEKFFQIIKLRNSAIYISRRNNLEEIIRNMENIEIIYKIRKSTSSTSWNGNHIIVLLKKKF
- a CDS encoding glycosyltransferase family 4 protein translates to MKILCFTQFYIPDIGGMQISNSLIVEGLKKKKVEIELHLFGNSRKIIVNENLTINNHKFIPLSFFGHLRTLLLVISSIKKVKPDLILFLDESITRSLGMTPLKLNFNCKIFSINSGSTLTRRNLHFKGKLNAFFIKRGYEYIDKLFLSESTKNDLLKNHSYLESKINVLGRPISNNFYLKEEKFLNWKSNEKIPVLMSVGGLWKHKGFDLIIKSLALMKKKYGCEKCEYIIIGDGPEKKFLSDLIKKHKLLKVKILGYKPNSDLPSYISQSDIFVIPSINEGETFGRSCVEAMACSKPILSSYLSNLSNLVKEGENGFVVKPNIKNFYFAIERFLNISRSRYIKMSKSSYKIAIKYKQENIVNQLIKQFPK